The window GCGACAGCACGGCGACGGTCTCCTACACCCTGCGCAACACCGGGAACGTCACTCTCCACCCCAAGGCACGGCTGGCCGCGCGCGGACTGTTCGGCCGGACGCTGCTCGACCGCGAACTCACCCGGGTGCCCTCCGAGCTGCTGCCCGGACAGCAGGTGCGGCTCACCGAGACCTGGCACGGGGCGCCCCAGCTCGACCGGGCCGACGTGACGCTGACCGTGCGCGCGCCGGGCACCCGGGAGTCGGCGAGCGCCTCCTTCCTCGCGCTGCCCTGGCTGCTCGCGACGCTGGTGTTCGCGGCGGGCGTGGTGACCGGGGTGCTGCTGGTCAGAGCGCGTCGGGGCCGCGCTCGCCGGTCCGCACCCGCACGACCGTCTCCACGGGCACGGACCACACCTTCCCGTCCCCGATCTTCCCCGTCTGCGCGGCCCTGACGACCGCGTCGATCACGTCGTCCGCGGCCGCGTCCTCCACCACCACCTCGATGCGCACCTTCGGCACCAGGTCGACCCGGTACTCGGCACCCCGGTACACCTCGGTGTGGCCGCGCTGCCTGCCGTAGCCGCTCGCCTCGGTCACGGTCAGACCCTGCACCCCCAGCTCTTGGAGGGCGGTCTTGACCGAGTCCAGACGGTACGGCTTGACGATCGCGGTGATGAGCTTCATGCCTGCGTGTCGACCTTCTGCGCGCTGGTGCCGGTGAGGACGGAGTGGGAGACCGGGGCGCCGTGCCCCAGGACCCCGTGATCGTAGGCCGTCTCGGCGTGCACCGTAAGGTCCAGACCGGTGTGCTCCTGGTCCTCGCTCGCACGCAGGCCCATCACCCTGTCGAGCAGCCGGCCCAGGCCGTACGTCACGCCGAAGGCGTACAGCGCGACGGCCGCCACGGCGAGCAGCTGCCTGCCCAGCGGGACGAGCCCGCCGCCGTAGAACAGCCCCTCCGTGCCGCCCGTCATCGCCCGCTCGGCGAACAGGCCGATCAGCAGGGTGCCGATGACACCGCCGACCAGGTGCACACCGACGACGTCGAGGGAGTCGTCGTAGTTCAGCCGGAACTTCCAGCTCACCGCGTAACTGCAGACCACGCCCGCCGCGAGGCCGACGACGAGGGCGCCGAGCAGCGAGA of the Streptomyces sp. 1222.5 genome contains:
- a CDS encoding P-II family nitrogen regulator, whose product is MKLITAIVKPYRLDSVKTALQELGVQGLTVTEASGYGRQRGHTEVYRGAEYRVDLVPKVRIEVVVEDAAADDVIDAVVRAAQTGKIGDGKVWSVPVETVVRVRTGERGPDAL